TATTTTATACCGTGCTTTTTTCTTGGTTTTATGTGTGATGCCTTTTTGATTGTTGAGCGATGTTTTCACCTTCTGGCCCCTTTCAGTTCGTTAATCACGGCCGATTATACCAAATTACCCCTTATTCACGCAACAAAGCCACTCAGAAGTATCAATTATCACTAAAGGTGATTGCGGCAAAAAATCAAGCCAAGCATTAGTGTGTTCTCTTCGTTTTCTATTTTCTTGTGCATACTCGAGTTTTTCCAACTCATCTTCTAATATTAAACCAGCTTTTCTGTACGAAAGGTATCTTGAAACTGTAGCAATTTCTTTCAGCATGCGGCTTTGGCGTGTTAATTTACATAATATTTTTTGCTCTAATTCATTTACTTTGCCCGCACTATCTACCAATCCGCTTAAATAAAACACATCATTTTTTAAGCGAGTATTGCCAATTACAGTATCACTTCGTATTATCGGGGGCAACTGCTTAAAATCACCCACTAAAATAACACGTTTTTTTGCTTTACCTGCAGCAAGAAAGACAAGGGGAGGCAATGCCATTGATATTTCGTCGATAATAACCGCATCAAACTCTTGATTCTCTAATTCCTTTGCCACATAGCTTTTTGTTAATGTACAAAAGAGAGCCCGGCTTTCATTTAGTAGAACAGTAGATGCAGCACGTATGTTATCTTTCAACTCATTAATTTTTGTTTGTTCTGTATTTACCAGTAAAGACAGACTATCTATTTCTTTTTCATAGGTTTCTTTAGGTAAGAGGCTTTTGCATGTTGCACCTTGCTTGTCTCTCAATGTATTTAGAACAGCAATAGCATTGGTATGATAATCTTTATTTTGGGATTCCTTTTTTAAGGATTCTTCAGTAATTTCCCGTGATTTGATTGCTTGAGCGATGCTGTTTTGAGCCTTTTCAAGCTTTGATTTTTTGTTAAACCAAGAATGTTCAGCTTTTTCAAGACTATCCTTGGCGATAGTTAGCAGCTCTTGATCGTAGCTCTTTTCTGCTATTAATTCATGAATGGTCTTGTTTGTTTCTGTTAGCCTGTTTGTCAGATGGTTTATTTTGTCGCTATACTCTTCAAGCTTAACCCATTCGCTAATGTATTTTTTACCATATGTGATTTTATCCGTCAATAATTTTATTTCCTGTTCGATTTTTGATATTTGCTCGTTCCACGCAATTGTTCTATTATTTAAGGCCTTATCAAAGACAACATTATCTGGTAAATTATTTGTGCTTTCTCCAATTACACCAAGCCG
This genomic stretch from candidate division TA06 bacterium harbors:
- a CDS encoding AAA family ATPase; the encoded protein is MPISEINNTRPPENARDLAKWFNEAIVGEIQFLEKNSREQNYELLYGQQINSGKDYATYIFHLADGTRLPEEADGKLCYDTLFYIADIIRQEGNTIELKLSGSNLPPKIYRATLSIDDTALLKKLSEKLSKIENKETTITNCANLVFHPKNGPLSATESYTPNLSTELRSEQADTIIRCCNSEITYVWGPPGTGKTHLITNLLAALLDKNERVLITSHTKKAVDQALYEAIKEEGNKRGVLAGQQIIAACKVLRLGVIGESTNNLPDNVVFDKALNNRTIAWNEQISKIEQEIKLLTDKITYGKKYISEWVKLEEYSDKINHLTNRLTETNKTIHELIAEKSYDQELLTIAKDSLEKAEHSWFNKKSKLEKAQNSIAQAIKSREITEESLKKESQNKDYHTNAIAVLNTLRDKQGATCKSLLPKETYEKEIDSLSLLVNTEQTKINELKDNIRAASTVLLNESRALFCTLTKSYVAKELENQEFDAVIIDEISMALPPLVFLAAGKAKKRVILVGDFKQLPPIIRSDTVIGNTRLKNDVFYLSGLVDSAGKVNELEQKILCKLTRQSRMLKEIATVSRYLSYRKAGLILEDELEKLEYAQENRKRREHTNAWLDFLPQSPLVIIDTSEWLCCVNKG